From one Streptomyces sp. CA-210063 genomic stretch:
- a CDS encoding SIMPL domain-containing protein encodes MTTSSEEAQPTAAPYGTPDAPRIAVRGEARLEVDPEIARIRVTVLARGKDRRAALDDLTRRNTTVLDLVKTYGAAVERLETGAFSITPELKEKGRGERINAYHGRVHITAELTDFTALGELTTRLADLDLTRVDGPWWSLRPNSPAHKQARQQAVKEAVQRAREYADALDTTLAALVELADIGAEAPAQPFGPAAPGGPMRSARAKGAEATDAAPLDLEPQRQRVYAQVNARFTMRPPQL; translated from the coding sequence ATGACCACCAGCTCAGAGGAAGCCCAACCCACCGCCGCCCCCTACGGCACCCCCGACGCGCCCCGCATCGCCGTCCGCGGCGAAGCCCGCCTCGAAGTCGACCCCGAAATAGCCCGCATCCGAGTCACCGTCCTCGCCCGCGGCAAAGACCGCCGCGCCGCACTCGACGACCTCACCCGCCGCAACACCACCGTCCTCGACCTCGTCAAAACCTACGGCGCAGCGGTGGAACGACTGGAAACCGGCGCCTTCTCCATCACCCCTGAGCTCAAGGAGAAAGGCCGCGGCGAACGCATCAACGCCTACCACGGCCGCGTCCACATCACCGCCGAACTCACCGACTTCACGGCCCTGGGCGAACTCACCACCCGCCTCGCCGACCTGGACCTGACGAGGGTCGACGGCCCCTGGTGGTCCCTCCGCCCCAACTCACCCGCCCACAAACAAGCCCGACAGCAGGCCGTCAAAGAAGCCGTACAGCGCGCACGCGAATACGCCGACGCCCTCGACACCACACTCGCCGCCCTCGTCGAACTCGCCGACATCGGCGCCGAGGCCCCAGCCCAGCCCTTCGGCCCCGCAGCCCCCGGCGGCCCCATGCGCTCCGCCAGAGCCAAGGGCGCCGAAGCCACCGACGCCGCCCCCCTCGACCTCGAACCCCAACGCCAACGCGTCTACGCACAGGTCAACGCCCGCTTCACCATGCGACCGCCCCAGCTCTGA
- the pyk gene encoding pyruvate kinase yields MRRAKIVCTLGPATDSYDQIKALVEAGMDIARFNLSHGGHAEHDERYQHVRKAADETGRSVGTLADLQGPKIRLGRFTEGPVLLERDDTFTITVEQGVEGNGDICGTTHNGLATDVTTGERILVDDGKVTLEVTAVDGPRVHTRVVEGGMVSDNKGLNLPGVAVSVPALSEKDEDDLRWALRTGFDVIALSFVRSARDIEDVHRIMDEEGRRLPVIAKIEKPQAVDNIEEIVAAFDGVMVARGDLGVEMPLEQVPLVQKRTVKLAKRNAKPVIVATQMLDSMINNSRPTRAEVSDVANAVLDGTDAVMLSGETSVGKYPVETVRTMGRIVAAAEEDLLAKGLPPLTEHNKPRTQGGAVARAAAEIGDFLDAKFLVAFSQSGDTARRLSRYRSPIPLLAFTPDPATRSQLSLTWGVETFLGPRVDSTDAMVDQVDELLLKYGRCKKGDVVVITAGSPPGVAGFTNMVRVHHIGEDDSPK; encoded by the coding sequence ATGCGCCGAGCAAAGATCGTCTGCACCCTCGGGCCCGCCACCGACTCGTACGACCAGATCAAGGCACTGGTCGAGGCCGGCATGGACATCGCCCGCTTCAACCTCAGCCACGGCGGCCACGCCGAACACGACGAGCGCTACCAGCACGTCCGCAAGGCCGCCGACGAGACCGGCCGCAGCGTCGGCACCCTCGCCGACCTTCAAGGCCCGAAGATCCGCCTCGGCCGCTTCACCGAAGGCCCCGTACTCCTTGAACGCGACGACACCTTCACCATCACCGTCGAGCAGGGCGTCGAAGGCAACGGCGACATCTGCGGCACCACCCACAACGGCCTCGCCACCGACGTCACCACCGGCGAACGCATCCTCGTCGACGACGGCAAGGTCACCCTCGAAGTCACGGCGGTCGACGGCCCCCGCGTCCACACGAGAGTCGTCGAAGGCGGGATGGTCTCCGACAACAAGGGCCTGAACCTGCCCGGGGTGGCCGTCTCTGTCCCCGCCCTCTCGGAGAAGGACGAAGACGACCTCCGCTGGGCCCTCCGCACGGGCTTCGATGTGATCGCCCTGTCGTTCGTCCGCTCCGCCCGGGACATCGAGGACGTCCACCGCATCATGGACGAGGAAGGCCGCCGACTCCCCGTCATCGCCAAGATCGAGAAACCGCAGGCGGTCGACAACATCGAGGAGATCGTCGCCGCCTTCGACGGCGTCATGGTCGCGCGAGGCGACCTGGGCGTGGAAATGCCCCTCGAACAGGTCCCCCTCGTCCAGAAACGCACGGTCAAACTCGCGAAGCGCAACGCCAAGCCGGTCATCGTCGCCACCCAGATGCTCGACTCGATGATCAACAACTCCCGCCCGACCAGGGCCGAGGTCAGCGACGTCGCCAACGCGGTCCTCGACGGCACGGACGCGGTGATGCTGTCCGGCGAGACAAGCGTCGGCAAGTACCCGGTGGAGACGGTCCGCACGATGGGCCGCATCGTGGCGGCAGCGGAGGAAGACCTGCTCGCGAAGGGCCTCCCGCCCCTCACCGAGCACAACAAACCCCGCACCCAGGGCGGCGCCGTCGCCCGCGCCGCAGCCGAGATCGGCGACTTCCTCGACGCCAAGTTCCTCGTCGCCTTCAGTCAGTCCGGCGACACGGCCCGCCGCCTCTCCCGCTACCGCTCACCGATCCCGCTGCTGGCCTTCACTCCCGACCCGGCGACGCGCTCGCAGCTGAGCCTGACGTGGGGTGTGGAGACGTTCCTCGGGCCGCGCGTGGACTCGACGGACGCGATGGTCGACCAGGTGGATGAGCTGCTGCTGAAGTACGGCCGCTGCAAGAAGGGCGACGTCGTGGTCATCACGGCGGGCTCGCCGCCGGGGGTCGCGGGCTTCACGAACATGGTGCGTGTGCATCACATCGGGGAGGACGACAGCCCGAAGTAG
- a CDS encoding ANTAR domain-containing response regulator: MTAPESPQPVDAPDDDKSHVPPLTTRVVIAEDEALIRLDLKEMLEEEGYSVVGEAGDGEQAIELAREHQPDLVILDVKMPKLDGISAAEKIAEEGIAPVLMLTAFSQRDLVERARDAGAMAYLVKPFSKSDVVPAIEMAVSRFTELKELEKEVADLTLRLETRKLVDRAKSILQTEYGLTEPAAFRWIQKTSMDRRMSMQQVAEAVILDADEKKAAKG; this comes from the coding sequence GTGACCGCCCCCGAGTCGCCCCAGCCCGTAGACGCGCCCGACGACGACAAGTCGCACGTGCCTCCGCTGACGACCCGTGTCGTCATCGCCGAGGACGAGGCGTTGATCCGCCTCGATCTGAAGGAGATGCTCGAAGAGGAGGGCTACTCCGTCGTGGGCGAGGCCGGTGACGGTGAGCAGGCCATCGAGCTGGCCCGGGAGCACCAGCCCGACCTCGTGATCCTCGATGTGAAGATGCCGAAGCTGGACGGGATCTCCGCCGCCGAGAAGATCGCCGAGGAGGGTATCGCCCCGGTGCTGATGCTGACCGCCTTCTCGCAGCGCGATCTCGTGGAGCGGGCCCGGGACGCCGGTGCGATGGCGTATCTCGTGAAGCCGTTCAGCAAGAGTGATGTGGTCCCGGCCATCGAGATGGCCGTCTCTCGGTTCACGGAGCTGAAGGAGTTGGAGAAGGAGGTCGCTGACCTCACTCTGCGCCTGGAGACGCGCAAGCTGGTGGACCGGGCGAAGTCGATTCTGCAGACGGAGTACGGGCTGACGGAGCCGGCCGCGTTCCGGTGGATTCAGAAGACGTCGATGGACCGTCGGATGTCGATGCAGCAGGTGGCGGAGGCGGTCATTCTGGACGCGGACGAGAAGAAGGCGGCCAAGGGCTGA
- a CDS encoding ABC transporter ATP-binding protein, which translates to MTALLEVEDLRVAYGKIEAVKGISFKVDAGEVVTLIGTNGAGKTTTLRTLSGLLKPAGGQIKFNGKSLKKIPAHNIVSLGLAHSPEGRHIFPRMTIEDNLRLGAFLRSDKPGIEKDIQRAYDLFPILGERRKQAAGTLSGGEQQMLAMGRALMSQPKLLMLDEPSMGLSPIMMQKIMATISELKSQGTTILLVEQNAQAALSLADQGHVMEIGKIVLSGTGSDLLTDESVRKAYLGED; encoded by the coding sequence ATGACCGCACTGCTCGAAGTAGAGGACCTCCGGGTCGCCTACGGCAAGATCGAAGCCGTCAAGGGCATCTCCTTCAAGGTCGACGCCGGCGAGGTCGTCACCCTCATCGGCACCAACGGCGCCGGCAAGACCACCACCCTGCGCACCCTCTCCGGCCTCCTCAAGCCCGCCGGAGGCCAGATCAAGTTCAACGGCAAGTCGCTCAAGAAGATCCCCGCACACAACATCGTCTCGCTGGGACTCGCCCACTCCCCCGAGGGGCGGCACATCTTCCCGCGCATGACCATCGAGGACAACCTCCGCCTCGGCGCCTTCCTGCGCAGCGACAAACCCGGCATCGAGAAAGACATCCAGCGCGCCTACGACCTCTTCCCCATCCTCGGGGAACGCAGGAAGCAGGCCGCGGGAACCCTCTCAGGTGGTGAGCAGCAGATGCTCGCGATGGGCCGAGCCCTGATGTCCCAGCCGAAGCTGCTCATGCTGGACGAGCCCTCCATGGGCCTCTCCCCCATCATGATGCAGAAGATCATGGCGACCATCTCCGAGCTCAAGTCCCAGGGCACCACCATCCTGCTCGTCGAACAGAACGCCCAAGCGGCGCTCTCCCTCGCCGACCAGGGCCACGTCATGGAGATCGGCAAGATCGTCCTCTCCGGCACGGGCTCCGACCTGCTCACCGACGAATCGGTCCGCAAGGCGTACCTCGGCGAGGACTGA
- a CDS encoding ABC transporter ATP-binding protein: MTTDTTTKDATPGANAPGETVLDARGVTMRFGGLTAVRNVNLTVNSGEIVGLIGPNGAGKTTFFNCLTGLYIPTEGEVRYKGQVLPPQSFKVTAAGIARTFQNIRLFSNMTVLENVLVGRHTRTKEGLWSALLRGPGFHKAEAASRERAMELLEFVGLANKAEHLARNLPYGEQRKLEIARALASEPGLLLLDEPTAGMNPQETRTTEELVFAIRDQGIAVLVIEHDMRFIFNLCDRVAVLVQGEKLVEGDSATVQGDERVVAAYLGEPFEDAPGKDEVAEVEAAEAHAEPTKDAAPGKENDR; the protein is encoded by the coding sequence ATGACCACCGACACCACCACCAAGGACGCCACACCCGGCGCCAACGCCCCCGGCGAAACCGTCCTCGACGCCCGCGGCGTCACCATGCGCTTCGGCGGCCTCACCGCCGTACGCAACGTCAACCTCACCGTCAACAGCGGCGAGATCGTCGGACTCATCGGCCCCAACGGCGCCGGCAAAACCACCTTCTTCAACTGCCTCACCGGCCTCTACATCCCCACCGAAGGCGAAGTCCGCTACAAGGGCCAGGTCCTGCCGCCCCAGTCCTTCAAGGTCACCGCGGCCGGCATCGCCCGCACCTTCCAGAACATCCGTCTCTTCTCCAACATGACGGTCCTGGAAAACGTCCTCGTCGGCCGCCACACCCGCACCAAAGAAGGCCTCTGGTCCGCCCTCCTGCGCGGCCCCGGCTTCCACAAAGCCGAAGCCGCCAGCCGCGAACGCGCCATGGAACTCCTCGAGTTCGTCGGCCTCGCCAACAAGGCCGAACACCTCGCCCGCAACCTGCCCTACGGCGAACAGCGCAAGCTGGAAATCGCCCGCGCGCTGGCGAGCGAGCCCGGCCTGCTCCTCCTCGACGAGCCCACCGCAGGCATGAACCCCCAGGAGACGCGCACCACCGAAGAACTCGTCTTCGCCATCCGCGACCAGGGCATCGCCGTCCTCGTCATCGAGCACGACATGCGGTTCATCTTCAACCTCTGCGACCGCGTCGCCGTCCTCGTCCAAGGCGAAAAACTCGTCGAAGGCGACAGCGCCACCGTCCAGGGAGACGAACGCGTCGTCGCCGCCTACCTCGGCGAACCCTTCGAAGACGCACCCGGCAAGGACGAGGTCGCCGAAGTCGAAGCCGCCGAAGCACACGCCGAGCCCACGAAGGACGCCGCGCCCGGCAAGGAGAACGACCGATGA
- a CDS encoding branched-chain amino acid ABC transporter permease produces the protein MTTQTTASPAPTAKHDTTPRGLVGLPENIGRALATGGGVLAVISTFLSWTWTSAFPGNLTVYGYPGGLQILVLIGGALTALFGLASYGIKGLSWLVPAGADSSIKLAALGTFTTAWYTILAISIQLGGIVNLEPGGYVAALATLAALLGALALPFERQAPEIADPEDTPWEQFLLGARNARSVIKSCLATGTSTPARTLPAYAEILVIVAAMTLGLIVFTYGIGTEYDELFVGFLITAGFGFAAVAKAGLVGRVSAITAKHRTVTMIGAFTAAAAFPFTQSDDRYATIGVYILIFATVALGLNIVVGLAGLLDLGYVAFLGVGAYTAAMVSGSPSSPFDLHLPFWASALLGGVVAMIFGVIIGAPTLRLRGDYLAIVTLGFGEIFRLAVLNMDGTSGPDITNGSNGISSIPNLNIFGFDFGQEHTIAGFTIARFANYFFLMLLITLVVVVVFRRSSDSRIGRAWIAIREDETAALAMGINGFRVKLIAFALGAALAGLAGTVQAHVTYTVTPEQYQFAAVVPPNSAFLLAAVVLGGMGTISGPLVGAALLYLIPTKLQFLGNYQLFAFGVALVLLMRFRPEGLIPNRRRQLEFHEDAEAPTVLSKTGA, from the coding sequence ATGACCACACAGACCACCGCATCCCCGGCTCCCACCGCCAAGCACGACACCACTCCGAGGGGTCTCGTGGGCCTCCCGGAGAACATCGGCCGTGCCCTCGCCACCGGCGGCGGCGTCCTCGCCGTGATCTCCACCTTCCTCTCCTGGACCTGGACCAGCGCCTTCCCCGGCAACCTCACCGTCTACGGCTACCCCGGCGGCCTCCAGATCCTCGTCCTCATCGGCGGCGCCCTCACCGCCCTCTTCGGCCTCGCCTCCTACGGCATCAAGGGCCTGAGCTGGCTCGTCCCCGCCGGCGCCGACAGCTCCATCAAGCTCGCCGCACTCGGCACCTTCACCACCGCCTGGTACACGATCCTCGCGATCAGCATCCAACTCGGCGGCATCGTCAACCTCGAACCCGGCGGCTACGTGGCGGCCCTCGCCACCCTCGCCGCCCTCCTCGGCGCACTCGCCCTGCCCTTCGAACGGCAGGCACCCGAGATCGCCGACCCCGAGGACACCCCCTGGGAACAGTTCCTGCTCGGCGCACGCAACGCACGCTCCGTCATCAAGTCCTGCCTCGCCACCGGCACCTCGACCCCGGCCCGCACCCTGCCCGCCTACGCCGAGATCCTCGTCATCGTCGCCGCGATGACCCTGGGCCTCATCGTCTTCACGTACGGCATCGGCACCGAGTACGACGAACTCTTCGTCGGCTTCCTGATCACCGCCGGCTTCGGCTTCGCCGCCGTCGCCAAGGCAGGCCTCGTCGGCCGCGTCTCCGCCATCACCGCGAAGCACCGCACCGTCACCATGATCGGCGCGTTCACCGCGGCCGCCGCATTCCCCTTCACCCAGTCCGACGACCGCTACGCGACCATCGGCGTCTACATCCTGATCTTCGCCACCGTCGCCCTCGGCCTCAACATCGTCGTCGGCCTCGCCGGCCTCCTCGACCTCGGATACGTCGCCTTCCTCGGCGTCGGCGCCTACACCGCGGCCATGGTCTCCGGCTCCCCCTCCTCACCCTTCGACCTCCACCTGCCGTTCTGGGCCTCCGCCCTCCTCGGCGGCGTCGTCGCCATGATCTTCGGCGTCATCATCGGCGCCCCGACCCTGCGACTGCGCGGCGACTACCTCGCGATCGTGACCCTCGGCTTCGGTGAGATCTTCCGACTCGCCGTCCTCAACATGGACGGCACCTCCGGACCCGACATCACCAACGGCTCCAACGGCATCTCCTCGATCCCGAACCTCAACATCTTCGGCTTCGACTTCGGCCAGGAACACACCATCGCCGGGTTCACCATCGCCCGATTCGCCAACTACTTCTTCCTGATGCTCCTCATCACGCTCGTCGTCGTGGTGGTCTTCCGACGCAGCAGCGACTCCCGCATCGGCCGCGCCTGGATCGCCATCCGCGAGGACGAGACGGCCGCACTCGCCATGGGCATCAACGGCTTCCGCGTCAAGCTCATCGCGTTCGCACTGGGCGCCGCCCTCGCCGGCCTCGCCGGCACCGTCCAGGCCCACGTGACCTACACGGTGACACCCGAGCAGTACCAGTTCGCCGCAGTCGTCCCGCCCAACTCGGCCTTCCTCCTCGCAGCGGTCGTCCTCGGCGGCATGGGCACCATCAGCGGCCCCCTCGTCGGCGCCGCACTGCTCTACCTCATCCCGACCAAGCTCCAGTTCCTCGGCAACTACCAGCTCTTCGCCTTCGGCGTCGCCCTCGTCCTCCTCATGCGCTTCCGCCCCGAGGGCCTCATCCCCAACCGGCGCCGCCAACTCGAATTCCACGAAGACGCCGAAGCACCCACAGTCCTCAGCAAGACAGGGGCCTGA
- a CDS encoding branched-chain amino acid ABC transporter permease, whose product MNELPQQLVNGLLLGSMYGLVAIGYTMVYGIVQLINFAHGEIFMLGGFGAITVYLYVLPDGTTMWVALPLMLIGGIIVAVLAAVGAERLAYRPLRTAPRLAPLITAIGLSLALQQAVWAWYPDAKESINFPQIDGGPFEIGNVTIQTGDIFLLIAAPISMAILAYFVMKTRTGRGMQATAQDPDTAKLMGINTDRIIVVAFALGAAFAAVGAFAYGLKYGQVQFRMGFILGLKAFTAAVLGGIGNIYGAMLGGVVLGLAEALSTAYVADIPGMAQFGSQSWADVWAFVLLILVLLFRPQGLLGERVADRA is encoded by the coding sequence GTGAACGAACTGCCGCAGCAGCTGGTCAACGGCCTGCTACTGGGATCCATGTACGGGCTGGTCGCCATCGGCTACACGATGGTCTATGGCATCGTCCAGCTCATCAACTTCGCCCACGGTGAAATCTTCATGCTGGGCGGCTTTGGCGCCATCACGGTCTACCTGTACGTACTGCCCGACGGCACAACCATGTGGGTGGCACTACCCCTCATGCTCATCGGCGGCATCATCGTCGCCGTACTCGCCGCAGTCGGAGCGGAACGGCTCGCCTACCGCCCCCTGCGCACCGCACCACGCCTGGCGCCCCTCATCACCGCCATCGGCCTCTCCCTGGCCCTCCAGCAGGCCGTATGGGCCTGGTACCCGGACGCCAAGGAGTCCATCAACTTCCCGCAGATCGACGGCGGCCCCTTCGAGATCGGCAACGTCACCATCCAGACCGGTGACATCTTCCTGCTCATCGCCGCCCCGATCAGCATGGCGATCCTCGCCTACTTCGTCATGAAGACCCGCACCGGACGCGGCATGCAGGCCACCGCCCAGGACCCCGACACCGCCAAGCTCATGGGCATCAACACCGACCGCATCATCGTGGTCGCCTTCGCCCTCGGCGCCGCCTTCGCCGCCGTCGGAGCCTTCGCCTACGGCCTCAAGTACGGCCAGGTCCAGTTCCGCATGGGCTTCATCCTCGGCCTCAAGGCCTTCACCGCAGCCGTCCTCGGCGGCATCGGCAACATCTACGGCGCCATGCTCGGCGGCGTCGTCCTCGGCCTCGCCGAAGCGCTGTCCACGGCCTACGTCGCCGACATCCCCGGCATGGCACAGTTCGGCAGCCAGTCCTGGGCCGACGTCTGGGCGTTCGTACTCCTCATCCTCGTCCTCCTGTTCAGGCCACAGGGCCTGCTCGGTGAGCGCGTGGCGGACAGGGCGTGA
- a CDS encoding branched-chain amino acid ABC transporter substrate-binding protein, with amino-acid sequence MRQRSLIAITAALAAGALTLTACGSRDEGNGGSEADSGTTVVIGVDAPLTGDLSAMGLGIKNSADLAAKTANKEKYVEGITFKTEALDDQAQPSSGQQNAVTFVANKDILGVVGPLNSGVAESMQKVFDDAKLVQVSPANTGPTLTQGADWQTKKVRPYKSYFRTATTDAVQGPFAAQYLYNDAKKKKVFVIDDKKTYGAGLAATFTGEFEKLGGEVVGTEHINPETKDFSAVATKVKNSGADVVYYGGEYPQSGPLTKQIKATGAKVPVVGGDGMYDPEYIKLGGAASTGDLATSVGAPVEELPSAKDFVADYKAEGYKDSYSAYGGYSYDSTWAIIEAVKKVVEDNDGKLPDDARAQITTAMQNISFDGVTGKVAFDEYGDTTNKQLTVYQVEGGAWKAVKSGTYSG; translated from the coding sequence ACTGTCGTCATCGGCGTCGACGCCCCGCTGACCGGTGACCTCTCCGCCATGGGCCTCGGCATCAAGAACTCCGCCGACCTCGCGGCCAAAACGGCCAACAAGGAGAAGTACGTCGAGGGCATAACCTTCAAGACCGAAGCCCTCGACGACCAGGCGCAGCCCTCCTCCGGCCAGCAGAACGCGGTCACCTTCGTCGCCAACAAGGACATCCTCGGCGTCGTCGGCCCCCTGAACTCCGGCGTCGCCGAGTCCATGCAGAAGGTCTTCGACGACGCCAAGCTCGTCCAGGTCTCCCCCGCCAACACCGGCCCGACCCTGACCCAGGGCGCCGACTGGCAGACCAAGAAGGTCCGCCCGTACAAGTCGTACTTCCGCACCGCGACCACGGACGCCGTCCAGGGCCCGTTCGCCGCGCAGTACCTGTACAACGACGCAAAGAAGAAGAAGGTCTTCGTCATCGACGACAAGAAGACCTACGGCGCCGGCCTGGCCGCCACCTTCACCGGCGAGTTCGAGAAGCTCGGCGGCGAGGTCGTCGGCACCGAGCACATCAACCCCGAGACCAAGGACTTCTCCGCGGTCGCCACCAAGGTCAAGAACTCCGGCGCCGACGTCGTCTACTACGGCGGCGAGTACCCGCAGTCCGGCCCCCTGACCAAGCAGATCAAGGCGACCGGCGCCAAGGTCCCCGTCGTCGGCGGCGACGGCATGTACGACCCCGAGTACATCAAGCTCGGCGGCGCCGCCAGCACCGGCGACCTCGCCACCTCCGTCGGCGCCCCTGTCGAGGAACTGCCCTCCGCCAAGGACTTCGTCGCCGACTACAAGGCCGAGGGCTACAAGGACAGCTACTCCGCCTACGGCGGCTACTCCTACGACTCCACCTGGGCCATCATCGAGGCCGTGAAGAAGGTCGTCGAGGACAACGACGGCAAGCTCCCGGACGACGCCCGCGCGCAGATCACCACCGCGATGCAGAACATCTCCTTCGACGGCGTGACCGGCAAGGTCGCCTTCGACGAATACGGTGACACGACCAACAAGCAGCTCACCGTCTACCAGGTCGAAGGCGGGGCGTGGAAGGCGGTCAAGTCCGGCACCTACTCCGGCTGA